The proteins below come from a single Halobacillus salinarum genomic window:
- the refZ gene encoding forespore capture DNA-binding protein RefZ, which yields MNRQTTTRQKVLDVACRLFYSKGFNGTSVRDIAANAKVNVSLINYYFKSKQGLFEALTVNYFEPYLQIIEEEASFSSKGDIHMLVKKILHYKQTHYQLSCLVNRELSLNTVFAREMLVTYLAKENHLLTELMFQKRNQIEVTFKEKLCLLQLKGLLNAPFMMPQEFKDPFITEASIDHFVEVYSQLMMKQKSLQSAKVNA from the coding sequence ATGAACCGTCAGACCACAACTCGTCAAAAAGTGCTCGATGTTGCGTGTCGTTTGTTTTACAGCAAAGGGTTTAACGGGACTTCCGTTCGTGATATTGCCGCTAATGCCAAGGTTAATGTTTCACTAATAAATTATTATTTTAAAAGTAAACAGGGATTGTTTGAAGCACTTACGGTAAATTATTTTGAGCCTTACTTACAAATAATTGAGGAAGAGGCGTCTTTTTCCAGCAAGGGAGACATCCATATGCTGGTGAAAAAGATCTTACATTATAAACAGACTCATTATCAACTTTCCTGTCTTGTGAACAGGGAACTATCATTAAATACTGTATTTGCCAGAGAGATGCTGGTCACTTATCTAGCCAAAGAGAACCATTTGCTGACCGAACTTATGTTTCAGAAAAGAAATCAGATTGAAGTAACGTTTAAAGAAAAACTCTGTCTGCTGCAGCTCAAAGGTTTGTTAAATGCTCCATTTATGATGCCGCAGGAATTTAAGGATCCATTTATTACAGAAGCTTCAATTGACCATTTTGTCGAAGTTTACAGTCAATTGATGATGAAGCAGAAATCATTGCAGTCAGCTAAAGTGAACGCTTAA
- a CDS encoding cysteine desulfurase family protein yields the protein MIYLDNSATTQPFPEVLESFYKGSTDFFANPSSIHQLGSRSEKLLSEARKQAARYLNVNETEVVFTSGGTEGNNLAIKGAAFMHQTRGKHIITSQVEHPSVLEACRSLETLGYEVSYVKVNEEGRVNLEDIKEEIREDTILVSLMSVNNELGTIQPIEEVANLLSSYPKILFHVDHVQGLGKVPIDIGNRGIDLCTLSGHKIHGLKGTGALIAKQHVSLFPLFHGGGQEKAQRSGTENLPGTTAFVKALRLIEELHSKEAEQLQSLHDQLYSSLQQIEKVKLNSPINGAPHIVNFSVPGYKPEVIIHSLGEREIYISTKSACSSKQPEVSSVLQACHLDRERTTSALRVSLSYLTTREEITRFIAAFHEVLEELEETMGRSL from the coding sequence ATGATTTACTTAGATAATAGTGCTACTACTCAGCCTTTTCCAGAAGTGCTTGAGAGCTTTTATAAAGGATCTACAGATTTTTTTGCCAATCCATCTTCCATTCATCAGCTGGGCAGCCGTTCTGAAAAATTGCTTTCTGAAGCAAGAAAACAAGCGGCACGTTATCTAAACGTGAACGAAACTGAAGTGGTTTTCACGTCCGGAGGTACAGAAGGAAATAATTTAGCGATCAAAGGTGCTGCCTTCATGCATCAAACTAGGGGAAAGCATATCATCACTTCTCAAGTTGAACATCCTTCCGTCCTGGAGGCGTGCCGTTCGTTGGAAACATTAGGCTATGAGGTGAGTTACGTAAAGGTGAACGAAGAAGGTCGCGTGAATCTGGAAGATATCAAAGAGGAAATCAGGGAAGACACCATTCTTGTAAGCTTAATGTCAGTAAATAATGAACTGGGGACGATTCAGCCCATAGAAGAAGTGGCAAATTTGTTATCCAGCTATCCTAAAATTCTTTTTCACGTCGACCATGTTCAAGGATTAGGTAAAGTCCCTATAGACATTGGAAATCGTGGAATTGATTTATGCACACTATCCGGCCATAAGATTCACGGGCTAAAGGGTACTGGTGCATTAATAGCTAAACAGCATGTGTCTTTATTTCCATTATTCCATGGCGGAGGCCAAGAAAAAGCGCAGCGTTCTGGAACGGAGAATTTACCTGGAACGACTGCTTTTGTAAAAGCATTAAGACTGATAGAAGAGCTCCACTCCAAAGAGGCAGAACAGCTGCAGTCGCTCCACGATCAGCTCTACAGCAGTTTACAACAAATAGAGAAGGTTAAACTTAATTCTCCGATAAACGGGGCTCCGCATATTGTGAATTTTTCTGTCCCCGGCTATAAGCCGGAAGTCATTATTCATTCACTCGGGGAAAGGGAAATCTATATATCGACAAAATCCGCCTGCTCCTCTAAGCAGCCGGAGGTGAGCTCAGTACTTCAAGCGTGTCATCTAGATCGAGAACGAACGACATCAGCCCTAAGGGTTAGTCTTTCTTATTTAACGACACGAGAGGAAATTACAAGGTTTATTGCAGCCTTTCATGAAGTGCTTGAAGAACTAGAGGAAACGATGGGGAGGTCCTTATGA
- the tpx gene encoding thiol peroxidase: protein MLNVTYKEEPITLSGEQLSVGDPAPEFTVLDNKMNPVTLSDFEGKIKLISVVPSIDTGVCDSQTRRFNEDANRLDNVKVLTISMDLPFAQKRWGGNSGINNVITLSDHKDASFGRAYGVLIEEMRLLTRAIFVVDTEDELYYVEYVEEATKHPDYEKAIQTAESLSEERGS, encoded by the coding sequence ATGCTGAACGTCACTTATAAGGAAGAACCTATCACATTGTCAGGTGAACAATTAAGTGTGGGGGATCCTGCTCCTGAGTTTACCGTACTGGATAATAAAATGAATCCTGTTACGCTGTCGGACTTTGAAGGCAAGATTAAGCTGATTAGTGTTGTTCCTTCTATCGACACAGGAGTCTGTGACTCTCAAACACGCCGGTTCAATGAAGATGCCAACCGGCTGGATAATGTGAAGGTTTTAACGATAAGCATGGATCTTCCTTTTGCCCAGAAACGGTGGGGCGGAAATTCGGGAATTAATAACGTAATTACATTATCAGATCATAAAGATGCTTCTTTTGGTAGGGCATACGGGGTATTAATTGAAGAAATGAGGTTATTGACAAGAGCTATTTTTGTTGTAGATACAGAAGACGAATTGTACTATGTGGAATATGTAGAAGAAGCCACTAAGCATCCTGATTATGAAAAAGCGATTCAAACGGCGGAATCCTTAAGCGAAGAGCGAGGGAGTTGA
- a CDS encoding kinase: MNEYAGTLYKSWTERGKSRFIIAVDGLSRSGKTTLAVELYDHLKEAVNVIVFHMDDFIEERSRRYQTGHEQWYEYYQLQWDTEWLRDHFLSELKSADALTLPVYNPLSDSHILETYNLSENDIVIVEGVFLQRKEWRSCFDYIVYLDCPRKVRFSRESKETRLQIDKFKNRYWKGEDIYLEKEEPLVRADLVIHG, encoded by the coding sequence ATTAATGAATATGCGGGTACGCTTTATAAGAGTTGGACAGAGCGAGGAAAGAGCCGTTTTATCATTGCTGTAGACGGGCTCAGCCGATCTGGTAAAACGACACTGGCTGTTGAACTTTATGATCACTTGAAAGAAGCTGTAAATGTAATCGTTTTTCATATGGATGATTTTATTGAAGAAAGAAGCAGGCGTTACCAGACTGGCCATGAACAATGGTATGAGTATTATCAACTGCAATGGGATACAGAATGGCTGAGAGATCATTTTTTATCAGAACTGAAATCAGCTGATGCATTAACCCTTCCGGTCTATAACCCTCTTTCAGATTCGCACATCTTGGAAACATACAACCTCTCTGAGAATGACATCGTCATTGTTGAAGGAGTCTTTTTGCAGCGAAAAGAATGGCGGAGCTGCTTTGATTATATCGTTTATTTGGATTGTCCGAGGAAAGTTAGGTTTAGCCGGGAAAGTAAAGAAACTAGATTACAAATAGATAAGTTTAAAAACCGCTACTGGAAAGGCGAAGATATTTACTTGGAAAAGGAGGAGCCACTCGTCCGGGCAGATCTCGTGATACATGGATGA
- the hisJ gene encoding histidinol-phosphatase HisJ, with translation MYDGHIHSPYCPHGTKDSLRSYVDKAVDLGYSAMTFTEHAPLPKSFTDPVPLKDSSMAFGDVEEYIRNLQDLKKEYHNTIRVKIGFEVDFIQGFEGETKSFLQEYGPEMDDSLLSVHFLKGKNDWHCIDYSPEMFAEAIKDFGSLHHLYEEYFTALQSSLNADLGRNKPRRIGHMTLIRKFHSLYPSPKGWEATALKLLEAVKKEGCEIDYNGAGLSKPYCRESYPPYNIAKQAHEKGIPLIYGSDAHGVSALKQGYEELDSSLLKRSL, from the coding sequence ATGTATGATGGTCATATTCATTCTCCTTACTGCCCCCACGGGACTAAAGACTCACTGAGATCTTATGTTGACAAGGCTGTTGATCTGGGATATTCAGCGATGACCTTTACAGAGCATGCACCACTTCCAAAGTCTTTTACCGACCCAGTTCCATTAAAAGACAGCAGTATGGCTTTTGGAGACGTAGAAGAATATATTAGAAATCTTCAAGATTTAAAAAAAGAATATCATAATACCATTCGCGTCAAAATTGGTTTCGAGGTCGATTTTATACAGGGGTTTGAGGGAGAAACAAAAAGCTTCCTGCAGGAATATGGTCCGGAGATGGACGACAGCTTATTATCCGTCCATTTTTTAAAAGGAAAAAATGATTGGCACTGTATTGATTACAGTCCGGAGATGTTTGCAGAGGCTATAAAAGACTTTGGATCTCTTCATCATTTGTATGAAGAATACTTCACTGCACTCCAATCATCACTAAATGCTGACCTTGGAAGAAACAAACCACGCCGCATCGGTCATATGACACTAATCAGAAAATTCCATTCACTTTATCCATCTCCTAAAGGATGGGAAGCGACAGCATTAAAATTACTAGAAGCAGTCAAAAAAGAGGGCTGTGAAATTGATTACAATGGAGCGGGCTTGAGCAAACCTTATTGCAGAGAAAGTTATCCTCCTTACAATATAGCAAAGCAGGCACACGAAAAGGGCATCCCACTTATATATGGTTCAGATGCCCATGGAGTTTCCGCTTTAAAGCAGGGATATGAAGAGCTGGACAGTTCTTTGCTTAAGCGTTCACTTTAG
- the thiI gene encoding tRNA uracil 4-sulfurtransferase ThiI has product MNFDRILIRYGEMALKGKNRNHFEQVLQRNLTLKLRPFPNTKIRKTRDRMYVLLNGEEPNDVMKSCQEVFGIHSLSFAIKVEKKEEDLKEAALLAFTDASSAKTFKVSAKRTDKDFPIHSKELNPLLGGHILRNTEHVTVDVHNPDVEIKVEVRSDAAYVTAQDYPGAGGLPVGTTGKSLLLLSGGIDSPVSGYLTLKRGVELSAVHFHSPPYTSERAKQKVIDLAGVLSKYGNQVNVHVVPFTAIQQKIHREMPEGYSMTIMRRIMMRISELIARKEGILSLTTGESLGQVASQTMESMNAINEVTNYPIIRPLVSMDKLEIIDISRKINTYDISIRPYEDCCTVFVPKAPKTKPTREKAAYYESSTDFTKDVQTALQQTSVIQVKADTSSKEIEDEFNDLL; this is encoded by the coding sequence ATGAACTTTGATAGAATTTTAATAAGGTATGGAGAAATGGCCTTAAAGGGAAAAAATCGCAACCATTTTGAACAGGTATTACAAAGAAACCTTACTTTAAAACTTAGGCCCTTTCCTAACACGAAAATTCGAAAAACTAGAGACCGTATGTACGTACTGCTTAATGGTGAAGAACCAAACGACGTTATGAAAAGCTGCCAGGAAGTATTTGGCATTCATAGTTTGAGTTTTGCTATTAAAGTAGAAAAAAAAGAGGAAGATCTAAAAGAAGCTGCTCTGCTTGCTTTTACTGATGCTTCTTCAGCAAAAACATTTAAGGTCTCCGCAAAAAGAACGGATAAGGATTTTCCGATCCATTCAAAAGAGTTAAATCCTCTTTTAGGTGGACATATATTGAGAAATACAGAGCATGTTACTGTCGACGTCCATAACCCCGATGTAGAAATAAAAGTCGAAGTTCGTAGTGATGCGGCATATGTAACAGCTCAGGATTATCCTGGCGCCGGGGGGCTGCCAGTCGGTACAACCGGTAAATCACTCCTGCTTCTTTCAGGGGGAATTGATAGTCCCGTGTCAGGCTATTTAACATTGAAGCGAGGAGTGGAGCTCTCTGCTGTTCATTTCCACTCTCCACCGTACACGAGCGAGAGAGCTAAACAGAAAGTCATTGATTTAGCTGGCGTGTTGTCAAAATACGGCAACCAAGTAAACGTGCACGTGGTTCCGTTTACTGCAATTCAGCAGAAGATTCACAGAGAGATGCCGGAGGGCTACAGTATGACGATTATGCGCCGGATCATGATGCGGATCAGTGAACTGATCGCGCGGAAGGAAGGAATTCTATCCCTCACTACTGGTGAAAGCCTGGGTCAAGTAGCAAGTCAGACAATGGAAAGCATGAATGCGATCAACGAAGTAACGAACTATCCAATTATCCGGCCATTAGTTTCAATGGATAAATTGGAGATCATTGATATTTCACGAAAAATTAATACCTATGATATCTCTATAAGACCCTATGAAGATTGTTGTACTGTGTTTGTTCCAAAAGCACCAAAGACGAAGCCAACTAGAGAAAAAGCTGCTTATTACGAAAGCAGTACCGATTTTACAAAGGACGTTCAAACCGCATTGCAGCAAACCTCTGTTATCCAGGTAAAAGCGGACACCTCAAGTAAAGAGATCGAGGATGAATTCAACGACCTGTTGTAA
- a CDS encoding sensor domain-containing diguanylate cyclase, protein MANYTHNNEKLQQLKGALFDLFMTRSGMTYSSYMTEMADEIASFVDADVSVIYMLDEWKGQYRLITDKEEINEFFTDGFYCEQLSDRKTNDKVFLKQTLAQSYFMPLEIEKKTFGFIGIANKQAKNLNIRLLEQSAFEITKFVNRIDTFYTTLEEKQRYELLYKVTSKFHSSIDMDGVLREIIATLRKIYPEFHYYLLLSHDYTTDHELPVRELTYERQSSGNASTQAYLTGEVQIEDRLHDQQSFLYAPLKGKQGVYGVLQVVAPSYLFFPQKDIDFFILIANTAGKALENAQLYQQSRKLINDLQLINETSEQLNSNMRLNDKIGYMATQIYHSFEADEVGFLIFNDNKPVVLEGSSPFFTSAQSDPLISIVNEMVFQQKDALFVGDLQMKTGKDRFAYQSVMAVPMKDHEQLNGLVIVLHHTPYFFSFESFKLLQSLVRHSTLSFANAMLREELEKTIITDYLTKLHSRNHLDKCLETCLKHDERGSFVLLDIDNFKSINDTYGHQTGDEVIKQVSNAIMRKLTKDELAARWGGEELAVYLPSFTIEEAYRLTDTIRKEISSSTEPPVTVSCGISSWDSAERPNSKSIVQQADKALYQAKGSGKDQIVVADVLDYS, encoded by the coding sequence ATGGCAAATTACACGCATAACAACGAAAAGCTGCAGCAGTTAAAAGGTGCTCTTTTTGATTTGTTCATGACTAGATCTGGAATGACGTACAGCAGTTATATGACTGAAATGGCAGATGAAATTGCTTCTTTTGTGGATGCAGATGTGAGTGTCATTTATATGCTTGATGAATGGAAGGGTCAATATCGGCTGATTACAGATAAAGAAGAAATAAACGAATTTTTCACAGACGGGTTTTATTGTGAACAACTGAGTGACAGAAAAACTAACGATAAGGTTTTCCTGAAGCAGACGCTTGCCCAATCGTACTTTATGCCCCTTGAAATTGAGAAGAAGACCTTTGGATTTATCGGGATTGCCAACAAGCAGGCAAAGAATTTAAACATCCGTTTACTCGAGCAGTCTGCATTTGAAATAACGAAATTTGTGAACCGTATTGATACCTTCTATACGACATTAGAAGAAAAACAAAGGTATGAATTGCTGTATAAAGTTACATCTAAATTCCATTCTTCAATAGATATGGATGGGGTGCTGAGAGAAATCATAGCAACGCTGAGAAAAATTTACCCTGAATTTCACTATTATCTCTTGCTTTCGCATGATTATACAACAGATCATGAATTGCCTGTGAGGGAGCTTACATATGAAAGACAATCATCAGGAAACGCAAGCACTCAGGCATATTTAACCGGCGAGGTGCAGATTGAGGATCGTTTACATGATCAGCAATCCTTTCTGTATGCACCATTGAAGGGGAAACAGGGAGTCTATGGTGTACTTCAAGTAGTCGCTCCAAGTTATTTGTTTTTCCCTCAGAAGGATATTGATTTTTTTATTCTAATTGCAAATACAGCAGGAAAAGCGTTGGAAAATGCTCAGCTTTATCAGCAATCCAGAAAGTTAATTAATGATCTTCAGCTTATTAATGAAACGTCCGAGCAGTTAAATTCAAATATGCGTTTAAATGACAAAATTGGATACATGGCTACCCAGATTTATCACTCATTTGAAGCAGACGAAGTAGGTTTTTTAATTTTTAATGATAATAAACCAGTGGTACTTGAAGGAAGCTCGCCATTCTTTACCTCGGCCCAATCCGATCCCTTAATAAGTATAGTTAATGAAATGGTGTTCCAGCAAAAGGATGCCTTGTTTGTAGGGGATTTACAAATGAAAACAGGAAAAGATCGGTTTGCCTATCAGTCCGTGATGGCGGTTCCTATGAAGGACCATGAACAGTTAAATGGTTTAGTGATTGTCCTTCACCATACACCTTATTTCTTCAGCTTTGAATCCTTTAAACTATTACAATCGTTAGTGCGGCATTCTACCTTATCCTTTGCTAATGCAATGTTGAGGGAAGAGCTTGAAAAAACGATTATCACGGATTATTTAACGAAGCTACATTCAAGAAATCATTTGGATAAATGTTTGGAGACTTGTTTAAAGCATGACGAGCGTGGGAGTTTCGTCCTTCTGGACATCGACAATTTCAAAAGTATTAACGATACGTATGGTCATCAGACAGGAGACGAAGTGATTAAGCAGGTTTCAAATGCCATTATGAGAAAACTTACGAAAGACGAGTTAGCTGCAAGATGGGGGGGAGAGGAGCTGGCGGTTTATCTTCCTTCGTTTACTATCGAAGAAGCCTATCGTTTAACTGATACAATCCGTAAAGAAATTTCTTCTTCTACTGAACCGCCTGTTACAGTATCCTGTGGTATATCTTCATGGGATTCGGCAGAACGTCCCAATAGTAAATCCATTGTACAGCAAGCGGATAAAGCTCTGTATCAGGCAAAAGGTTCAGGAAAAGACCAGATTGTTGTTGCTGATGTACTGGATTACTCATAG
- a CDS encoding GAF domain-containing protein, with amino-acid sequence MFQSTQYSGTKEENYQLLIKQLDSLLAGEEDQMANLANASALLNQFLVEVNWVGFYLWKNSELVLGPFQGLPACVRIPSGKGVCGTAVEERKPQRVADVHSFPGHIACDAASRSEIVIPIIVHDHIFGVLDIDSPRTNRFDETDERFLIQFCETLQSHL; translated from the coding sequence ATGTTTCAATCTACTCAATACTCAGGTACTAAAGAAGAAAATTATCAGCTGTTAATCAAACAATTGGATTCATTGCTCGCAGGTGAAGAAGACCAAATGGCTAATTTAGCTAATGCCTCGGCTTTATTGAATCAATTTCTTGTAGAAGTCAACTGGGTAGGATTTTATCTATGGAAAAACAGCGAGCTCGTTTTAGGACCTTTTCAAGGACTGCCAGCCTGTGTTCGTATTCCTTCGGGAAAAGGAGTCTGCGGGACAGCAGTTGAAGAAAGAAAACCACAAAGAGTAGCAGACGTTCACTCTTTTCCAGGTCACATTGCATGTGACGCTGCCAGCCGTTCAGAAATCGTGATCCCCATTATTGTGCACGATCATATATTTGGCGTTCTGGATATTGACAGTCCCCGTACAAACCGGTTTGATGAGACTGACGAACGTTTTCTTATTCAGTTTTGCGAAACACTTCAATCCCATCTTTAA
- a CDS encoding NAD kinase, with the protein MNNERRNLYFFYQPNDELNEKLPHLFKLAEENDFHIVEESKDANIIIAVGGDGTFLQAVRKTGFRQDCLYVGIRTSNEAGLYCDFDIENHSEMVHSMVNAQIEVRRFPVIEATVNNQSTFKCLNECSVRSTLIKTIDIDVFIDDLHFETFRGDGLIVATPTGSTGYNKSTKGAVVDPKLPCFQVSELASLNNNRFRTLGSSFILSSERKLTLHVQQNGNDFPIIGMDNEAFSISNIQEVTVHLSQDVIKTVKLKHNTYWDRVKRTFL; encoded by the coding sequence ATGAATAATGAACGTAGAAATTTATACTTTTTCTATCAGCCTAATGATGAGTTAAATGAAAAACTTCCCCATTTATTCAAGTTAGCTGAAGAAAATGATTTTCATATTGTGGAAGAATCGAAAGATGCCAATATTATTATCGCTGTAGGAGGAGATGGGACATTCCTGCAGGCAGTGAGAAAAACAGGCTTTCGTCAGGATTGCCTGTATGTGGGAATCCGTACGAGTAATGAAGCTGGTCTCTATTGTGACTTTGATATCGAAAATCATTCTGAGATGGTTCACTCCATGGTTAACGCACAAATTGAGGTGCGACGATTTCCGGTAATTGAAGCTACTGTCAACAACCAATCGACCTTTAAATGCCTCAATGAATGTAGTGTTCGTTCAACCTTGATAAAGACAATTGATATTGATGTCTTTATCGATGACTTACATTTTGAAACATTTAGAGGAGATGGACTGATCGTAGCTACTCCCACCGGCAGTACAGGGTATAATAAATCTACGAAAGGAGCCGTAGTCGATCCTAAGCTTCCTTGTTTTCAAGTGAGTGAACTTGCTTCTTTGAACAACAACCGATTCCGAACGTTAGGTTCTTCATTTATTCTGAGCTCTGAACGTAAGTTAACATTACACGTGCAGCAGAACGGGAATGATTTTCCGATCATAGGAATGGATAACGAGGCTTTTTCAATCAGTAATATCCAGGAAGTTACTGTCCACCTTAGTCAAGATGTTATTAAAACTGTAAAACTAAAACATAATACGTATTGGGATCGAGTGAAACGGACTTTTTTGTAG
- the ezrA gene encoding septation ring formation regulator EzrA, with protein MRYIIGAILVLIALIIFGLIWRKRVYDEVDRLESWKMDIMNRSVTEELSKVKSLNLSGETQEKFEAWRDRWDQILTKELPNLEEDLFDVEEAADRYQFRRVKKALSHTEQKLIAVEKDIEAMFEELEVLLDSEKSSRIEIEAIEPELTELSKTLVQNRHQYGKAARIFESRIQEQQKKLKEYERLTAQGDYLEAKTLVQSLREELQELLEESRLFPERYKKVSAKLPEQINELISGMEEMENEGYRITHLDYKSELHTFQEQLEESLTQLDQGDQENIELVIKEIESRIHDMYQQLEREAIAHNFVEQQHSSYQSQIDELTQMLTATDQEMEDLQRTYQLEDEDLETHRTLDHWLGQLKKKYLSFENKLQDGTTAYSELRAELERMKQQVEELQEKHQAFSERIQMLRKDEVEAKNRIHEAEQLLIDTHRRLKRSNLPGIPSHIFEEMKETTVFVDEVFQSLEEQPLDMTKVHEKLEAAMAASEKLHEDAKVVLDQAFLAERLIQYGNRYRSQYPMLAASLVEAENDFRNYDYESAVDRAAGAIKEVDPEALKRIESDEQVLV; from the coding sequence ATGAGGTACATCATTGGGGCTATCTTAGTATTAATTGCTTTAATCATTTTTGGACTCATTTGGCGCAAAAGAGTCTATGATGAAGTAGACCGGCTGGAAAGCTGGAAAATGGATATTATGAATCGCAGCGTAACTGAAGAGTTATCAAAAGTTAAGAGTCTCAATTTATCTGGTGAAACCCAGGAAAAATTCGAAGCATGGCGGGATCGCTGGGATCAGATTTTAACCAAAGAGCTTCCTAATTTAGAGGAAGATCTTTTCGATGTGGAAGAGGCTGCTGACCGTTACCAGTTTAGACGTGTGAAGAAAGCCCTGTCCCACACAGAGCAAAAGCTCATTGCAGTGGAAAAAGATATAGAAGCTATGTTCGAAGAGCTGGAAGTGCTTCTTGATTCGGAAAAAAGCAGCCGGATTGAAATAGAAGCAATCGAGCCGGAACTCACAGAACTCTCTAAAACACTTGTTCAAAACCGCCATCAGTACGGCAAGGCAGCACGAATATTTGAAAGTAGAATTCAAGAACAGCAGAAAAAATTGAAAGAATATGAAAGATTAACTGCCCAAGGAGATTATTTAGAAGCAAAGACCCTCGTGCAGTCACTGCGGGAAGAGCTTCAAGAGCTCCTTGAAGAATCCCGGCTGTTCCCTGAACGCTATAAGAAAGTTAGTGCTAAGCTGCCGGAGCAAATTAATGAACTGATCAGCGGAATGGAAGAGATGGAAAACGAAGGGTATCGAATTACGCATCTTGATTATAAATCGGAGCTACATACATTTCAGGAACAGCTTGAAGAGAGTTTGACCCAATTAGATCAGGGAGATCAGGAAAATATAGAATTAGTCATTAAAGAAATAGAATCACGAATTCACGACATGTATCAGCAGCTTGAGAGAGAAGCAATTGCTCATAATTTCGTGGAGCAGCAGCATTCTTCCTATCAGAGCCAGATTGATGAGTTAACTCAAATGCTTACGGCGACTGATCAGGAGATGGAAGACCTGCAAAGAACCTACCAATTGGAAGATGAGGATTTGGAAACACATCGAACGCTGGACCATTGGCTGGGCCAATTAAAGAAAAAATATCTTTCCTTTGAAAATAAGCTTCAAGATGGAACAACAGCTTATAGTGAACTAAGGGCAGAGCTGGAAAGAATGAAACAACAGGTAGAAGAACTTCAGGAAAAGCACCAGGCATTCAGTGAACGAATTCAGATGTTAAGAAAAGATGAAGTTGAAGCAAAAAATAGAATTCATGAAGCTGAACAGTTATTAATCGACACACATCGACGCTTGAAACGAAGCAATTTACCAGGAATTCCAAGTCATATTTTTGAAGAAATGAAGGAAACTACTGTTTTTGTAGATGAGGTTTTTCAAAGCTTAGAAGAACAACCGCTTGACATGACAAAAGTTCATGAAAAACTGGAAGCGGCGATGGCGGCTTCGGAAAAGCTGCATGAGGATGCAAAAGTCGTACTGGATCAGGCATTCTTAGCTGAAAGATTGATCCAGTACGGCAACAGATACAGAAGTCAATACCCTATGCTCGCAGCCAGTCTTGTAGAGGCTGAAAATGATTTTAGAAATTATGATTATGAATCTGCTGTAGATCGTGCAGCAGGGGCTATAAAGGAAGTGGATCCGGAAGCCCTTAAACGTATTGAATCCGACGAACAAGTCCTCGTTTAA